From Methanocella paludicola SANAE, a single genomic window includes:
- the trpD gene encoding anthranilate phosphoribosyltransferase produces MQVTAHDMGYFIGRLVDGHDLPHEEAEEAMRHIMSGRATQSQIGGFLTAMRMKGVSVEEVTAFARGMRAFAHHIKPAVGRPLVDMCGTGGDAVKTFNISTAASFVVSAAGVPVAKHGNRSVTSKSGSADVLEALGARIDLGPEAVERMIEDIGFGFMFAPVFHGAMRHALAPRKEIGIRTVFNLLGPLTNPASAQAQVMGVYDRGLVAPAAKVLGNLGVERALVVHGAGGLDEASTFGPTYVCELRDGSISQYTLTPESLGLKRASVEDLRGGDAKANAALTLEILKGARGPKLDIVLLNAACGIYVGGGTLTLQEALDVAAEKVISGAAYDKLMEYIERSRPGACP; encoded by the coding sequence ATGCAGGTGACCGCCCACGATATGGGCTACTTTATCGGGAGGCTGGTGGACGGGCACGACCTGCCACACGAGGAGGCCGAGGAGGCCATGCGCCACATCATGTCGGGCAGGGCTACTCAGTCCCAGATCGGGGGGTTCCTCACGGCCATGCGCATGAAGGGAGTCTCCGTGGAGGAAGTGACCGCGTTCGCCCGGGGTATGCGGGCGTTCGCCCACCATATAAAGCCTGCAGTGGGCCGGCCGCTCGTGGACATGTGCGGCACCGGGGGCGATGCCGTCAAGACCTTCAACATCAGCACCGCGGCCTCGTTCGTGGTGTCCGCAGCGGGCGTGCCCGTCGCCAAGCACGGGAACCGGTCCGTCACGTCGAAGTCGGGGAGCGCCGACGTACTCGAGGCCCTGGGCGCCCGGATCGACCTGGGGCCGGAGGCCGTGGAGCGCATGATCGAGGACATAGGTTTCGGGTTCATGTTCGCCCCCGTGTTCCACGGGGCGATGAGGCACGCCCTGGCCCCGAGGAAGGAGATCGGCATCCGGACCGTGTTCAACCTGCTCGGGCCCCTGACGAACCCGGCGTCGGCGCAGGCCCAGGTCATGGGCGTATACGACCGGGGCCTGGTCGCGCCCGCCGCTAAAGTGCTCGGGAATTTGGGCGTCGAAAGGGCGCTCGTGGTACACGGCGCCGGGGGCCTGGACGAGGCCTCCACTTTCGGGCCGACGTACGTTTGCGAGCTGAGAGACGGCTCGATAAGCCAGTACACGCTGACCCCGGAGAGCCTGGGCCTCAAAAGGGCGAGCGTGGAAGACCTCCGGGGAGGGGACGCGAAGGCCAACGCCGCCCTCACGCTCGAAATACTAAAAGGGGCCCGGGGGCCGAAGCTCGACATCGTGCTCCTCAACGCGGCGTGCGGCATTTACGTGGGCGGGGGCACGCTGACGCTGCAGGAGGCCCTGGACGTTGCCGCCGAAAAGGTCATCTCCGGAGCCGCATACGATAAGCTGATGGAATATATCGAACGTTCCCGCCCGGGGGCCTGCCCGTGA
- a CDS encoding anthranilate synthase component II yields MKVLIVDNVDSFVYNLYQYVGELGGEPEVVPNTITVDEVLERAPDRIILSPGPGKPEDSGSCVDIIKKVGPSIPIMGVCLGHQAIGIAFGGVVSRAFSPLHGKSSSIRHDGKGIYAGIRDSITAARYHSLTVKQQGLPDCLMITAKSDDGEIMGIRHREYPIEGVQFHPESILTDYGKVLLKNFLYRGI; encoded by the coding sequence ATGAAAGTTCTGATCGTCGACAACGTCGACTCGTTCGTGTACAACCTGTACCAGTACGTGGGTGAGCTGGGCGGCGAGCCCGAGGTGGTCCCCAATACTATCACCGTGGACGAGGTGCTCGAGAGGGCGCCCGACCGCATCATCCTGAGCCCCGGCCCGGGCAAGCCCGAGGACTCCGGGAGCTGCGTGGATATAATTAAAAAGGTCGGGCCCAGCATCCCCATCATGGGCGTCTGCCTGGGCCACCAGGCCATCGGCATCGCCTTCGGCGGAGTCGTATCCCGGGCGTTCTCGCCCCTCCACGGCAAGTCCAGCAGCATCCGGCACGACGGCAAGGGCATCTACGCCGGCATCAGGGACTCCATCACCGCCGCACGATACCATTCGCTGACGGTCAAACAGCAGGGCCTTCCGGACTGCCTGATGATCACGGCGAAGAGCGATGACGGGGAGATCATGGGCATACGGCACCGGGAGTACCCCATCGAAGGCGTACAGTTCCACCCCGAGTCCATCCTCACGGACTACGGCAAGGTACTGCTTAAGAACTTTCTTTACAGGGGGATCTAA
- the trpE gene encoding anthranilate synthase component I: MLEYGQGLLSPASIRERLRKPAKVTPVVEALDTSVPPLDAYLRLKGREDRSFLFESAETGGKSARFSFIGAGGEPITIKDGSILLNGTPVFYNGGPVAFLKDVMAGFRPSRPVFVGEKAPMPVFYGGLAGYISYDFIRYFDDVGCTACDDLGCPDAGLAFVKDLAVYDHSLKKLLLISNDFSGDIEGAKARIARMRRALGSGASARPPLPVPEKLELRYPTSKERYMSMVERAKEYILDGDAFQIVLSLRAEAEADIDPVALYQALKEINPSPYMYFLEYGDTGIVGSSPEILVKVEDRKVIVRPIAGTRKRGRTPEEDLAMEAEMLSDPKELAEHVMLVDLGRNDVGKVSKFGSVRVDDYMSVEKYSHVQHIVSNVVGDLRDDMDAVDVLTATFPAGTVSGAPKTRAMQIIEELEGRRRGLYAGCVGYFCFNSNSDLAIAIRTILLKNGKAYVQAGAGIVMDSVPEKEHLESMNKGAAMLNALGRSVRRSGK; the protein is encoded by the coding sequence ATGCTCGAATACGGCCAGGGCCTGCTCAGCCCGGCCTCGATACGGGAGCGCCTCCGGAAGCCCGCGAAGGTGACGCCGGTCGTCGAGGCTCTCGACACTTCCGTCCCGCCCCTGGACGCGTACCTGCGCCTTAAAGGCCGCGAGGACCGCTCATTCCTGTTCGAGTCGGCAGAGACGGGCGGCAAGTCGGCCCGGTTCTCGTTCATCGGGGCCGGCGGCGAGCCCATAACAATCAAGGACGGCTCCATCCTCCTTAATGGCACGCCCGTATTTTATAACGGCGGCCCGGTGGCCTTCCTCAAGGACGTGATGGCCGGGTTCAGGCCCTCAAGGCCGGTATTCGTCGGCGAAAAGGCGCCCATGCCCGTCTTTTACGGGGGCCTGGCCGGCTACATCTCATACGACTTCATCCGGTACTTCGACGACGTGGGCTGCACAGCGTGCGACGACCTCGGGTGCCCCGACGCCGGGCTGGCCTTCGTGAAGGACCTGGCCGTGTACGACCACAGCCTGAAAAAGCTGTTGTTGATATCTAACGACTTTTCCGGGGATATCGAGGGGGCGAAGGCCCGCATAGCCCGCATGAGGCGGGCCCTGGGAAGCGGGGCGTCTGCCAGGCCGCCCCTGCCCGTGCCGGAAAAGCTCGAGCTGAGGTACCCCACTTCGAAAGAGCGCTACATGAGCATGGTGGAGCGGGCGAAGGAGTACATTCTGGACGGCGACGCGTTCCAGATCGTGCTCTCCCTCCGGGCGGAGGCCGAGGCCGACATCGACCCGGTGGCCCTGTACCAGGCCCTGAAGGAGATCAACCCCTCTCCATACATGTACTTCCTGGAGTACGGGGACACGGGGATCGTGGGCTCCAGCCCCGAGATCCTTGTCAAGGTGGAGGACAGGAAGGTCATCGTCCGTCCCATCGCCGGCACCCGAAAGCGGGGCAGGACCCCGGAGGAGGACCTGGCCATGGAGGCGGAAATGCTGTCCGACCCCAAGGAGCTCGCGGAGCACGTGATGCTCGTCGACCTGGGGAGGAACGACGTGGGCAAGGTCTCGAAGTTCGGGAGCGTCCGGGTGGACGACTACATGTCCGTGGAGAAGTACTCCCACGTCCAGCACATCGTGTCCAACGTGGTGGGCGATCTAAGAGATGATATGGACGCCGTTGACGTGCTCACGGCCACGTTCCCGGCCGGCACCGTGTCGGGCGCCCCCAAGACCAGGGCCATGCAAATAATCGAAGAGCTCGAGGGACGCAGGAGGGGCCTTTACGCGGGCTGCGTGGGGTACTTCTGCTTCAACTCGAACTCCGACCTGGCCATCGCCATCCGTACCATCCTCCTGAAGAACGGTAAGGCATACGTCCAGGCCGGCGCCGGCATCGTCATGGACTCCGTGCCGGAGAAGGAGCATTTAGAATCGATGAACAAAGGAGCCGCCATGCTCAATGCACTGGGTCGCTCCGTGAGAAGGAGTGGTAAATAG
- a CDS encoding indole-3-glycerol-phosphate synthase: MVKRLNFTDILQACKRDYVPFEGDARPGRRPLSLADFIDRAAKDGRWPVIAEIKPASPTAGRLRRIDDIEPLARSFKENGACGISVLTEPRFFGGSVESLEKARCGLPVLRKDFLFHPAQIKESYALGADSLLLISSFFSTDSLAGMIAGSRSYGMEPLVEVHSEGDIERAESAGASLYAVNNRDKDTLEVDLGRTARLAPLIDGTVVSASGIETAGQLAEALSYCDAALIGGALMRAPDPGEALRSLVYGRP, encoded by the coding sequence ATGGTGAAACGATTGAACTTCACGGACATCCTTCAGGCCTGTAAGCGCGATTACGTACCGTTCGAAGGCGATGCCCGCCCGGGCAGGCGGCCACTCAGCCTCGCCGATTTCATCGACAGGGCAGCGAAGGATGGACGCTGGCCGGTCATCGCCGAGATAAAGCCCGCCTCGCCCACCGCAGGGCGCCTGAGGCGCATAGACGATATCGAGCCCCTGGCACGCTCCTTTAAAGAAAACGGCGCATGCGGCATATCGGTATTGACAGAGCCCCGGTTCTTCGGGGGCTCCGTCGAGAGCCTGGAGAAGGCCCGGTGCGGCCTGCCCGTGCTGCGGAAAGACTTCCTCTTTCACCCCGCCCAGATCAAAGAGTCGTACGCCCTCGGCGCCGACAGCCTTCTTTTGATCTCCTCCTTCTTTTCCACGGACTCTCTCGCCGGCATGATCGCCGGGTCCAGGTCCTATGGCATGGAGCCCCTGGTGGAGGTGCACTCCGAGGGCGACATCGAGCGCGCGGAGTCCGCGGGCGCCTCGCTGTATGCCGTGAATAACCGGGACAAGGACACGCTCGAGGTCGACCTGGGGAGGACGGCAAGGCTGGCCCCGCTCATCGACGGCACCGTGGTCAGCGCGTCGGGCATCGAGACGGCCGGACAATTGGCGGAAGCGCTGAGCTATTGCGACGCGGCCCTCATCGGGGGAGCACTTATGAGGGCCCCGGACCCCGGAGAGGCCCTGCGCTCGCTCGTTTATGGGAGGCCCTAG
- a CDS encoding MMPL family transporter — MVSIFKTLGEMITKHPWAFVAVWVIVLLVSLPLVSVFTSNLQYDTEKFVPKDLGAFVAKDKYDEQFPGDYKNQILVVVGSDNKTDAMRYIDDLDGRIAANASIKNITDRSSIYNIQRDAVVNMTPDLYHELNDAFDNVSDGNRELYNATDTVRDSSNGLYWLWDNITGANSEFYKARKTIVDSSAQLYAARDQMVAAHGGLYQVKGVADLEFGIPLAYANAWSQTRTADPSLNDTQLDDAALGYVNSNVIPGIPADSRPLAQGYLADFDGYWRTQAAISDPVARAQHTIDTRAQTFITSNVPAGQQQQMMLAVLGSLSLGAYNDPAQLRAACVNTVAGMQSIADESQKQQLYAAYDLGPSPSSAAIDNLVLSAASSSGADRKAIEDIYYLGRNPSSGAIGNYLVDKAVKALKDSDEGRNMTESDLKNATDVMQDAWNMGPSATKQDFDNYVLTKAGKDLNATGKATVREIFSWGPDPNDTIVSAYVLREAGKDMNESENRTLAEIYALGRNASNETIKGYIISKTLSEMNLTSNNTYFLALLDLPGNMTDEELKTFARDWEMSHGYDDPKILPDSVVSNLAAGSVTLYALTTSDFEESESAQASVDALRALVAEMRQDPRYEGIQAYVTGTTAMSMDTEFSAMDDVNNIDKITVILVLVILGLYFRSFLTPFVPLLIIGVAVVAAFGFMGIISTQIDVFYLVMTFMGVIMLGAGTDYCVFMLSRYAEERSKGAEIRASVVSAVEHAGKSIASSGTTAMIGFGSLMLIDQGIFRSIGIGTAVCVLFSMLVALTLVPAVLTLAGDRLFWPRKLYMSGPTMTGRLWRGITHRVLKHSKAIFVIALLITVPAVYIFSNLQLGNDFVDMMPDNIESKAGYDLLNSEFGSGALEKGMIVATLPESLKGPDGNYSAEALDRVEDMSALMASVPGIDKVYSMTRPEGVTIEYDNLSAYKGVEKEFYQNYMDNNTGLDGRTTLIYVAYEGSPFSQEAQRATEAIKEKMKSYESGNAGTTLLLGGSSVGVYEYQKLCTDKYSIVIPVVLIGIFLVLVVLLRSIFTPARLVMTLLMSIAWTMAAFILVFQVWLQASVYWILPIILFCVLMGLGVDYDIFLVTRIREEVYKGRSEEEAIEQAVESTGTIITLCGAVMAAAFGSMMISSTVMLKEFGFVLCLAIILDATLMRLVIVPAIMVLLKKYNWWMPFVKDEQAQLAVIPEMQKPK, encoded by the coding sequence ATGGTTTCCATTTTCAAGACGCTGGGCGAAATGATCACGAAGCACCCCTGGGCGTTCGTCGCCGTCTGGGTCATCGTGCTCCTCGTCTCGCTTCCGCTGGTTAGCGTTTTCACGAGTAACCTCCAGTACGATACCGAGAAGTTCGTGCCCAAGGACCTCGGCGCCTTCGTGGCGAAGGACAAGTACGACGAGCAGTTCCCCGGCGATTATAAGAACCAGATACTGGTCGTCGTCGGGTCCGATAATAAGACGGACGCCATGCGCTACATCGACGATCTGGACGGGCGGATTGCCGCAAACGCATCGATAAAGAACATCACGGACCGGTCCTCCATCTACAACATCCAGCGGGACGCGGTCGTCAACATGACGCCCGACCTGTACCATGAGCTGAACGACGCGTTCGATAACGTCAGCGACGGCAACCGGGAGCTGTATAACGCCACGGATACTGTGCGGGACAGCAGCAACGGCCTCTACTGGCTCTGGGATAACATCACCGGGGCCAACAGCGAGTTCTACAAGGCCCGCAAGACGATCGTCGACTCCAGCGCCCAGCTCTATGCGGCCCGGGACCAGATGGTCGCGGCGCACGGCGGCCTTTACCAGGTGAAGGGCGTCGCCGACCTGGAGTTCGGGATACCGCTGGCCTATGCGAACGCCTGGTCGCAGACCCGGACCGCGGACCCCTCGCTGAACGACACGCAGCTCGACGATGCCGCCCTCGGCTACGTGAATTCCAACGTCATACCCGGCATACCTGCCGACAGCCGCCCGCTGGCCCAGGGATACCTGGCGGACTTCGACGGCTACTGGCGCACCCAGGCCGCCATCTCCGACCCCGTCGCCAGGGCCCAGCATACCATCGACACCCGGGCGCAAACGTTCATTACTTCGAATGTCCCGGCCGGGCAGCAGCAACAGATGATGCTCGCCGTGCTGGGCTCGCTCAGCCTGGGCGCATATAACGACCCGGCACAGCTTCGCGCCGCCTGCGTGAACACGGTGGCCGGCATGCAAAGCATCGCCGACGAGTCCCAGAAGCAGCAGCTCTACGCAGCCTACGACCTGGGGCCGTCGCCGTCATCGGCCGCCATCGATAACCTGGTGCTGAGCGCGGCGTCGTCCTCCGGCGCCGACAGGAAGGCCATCGAGGACATTTATTACCTGGGCCGGAACCCTTCCAGCGGCGCTATCGGCAACTACCTGGTGGACAAGGCCGTCAAAGCACTGAAGGACTCCGACGAGGGCCGGAACATGACCGAGTCGGACCTCAAGAACGCGACCGACGTTATGCAGGACGCCTGGAACATGGGCCCCTCGGCGACGAAGCAGGACTTCGACAACTACGTCCTGACGAAGGCCGGCAAGGACCTCAACGCGACCGGGAAGGCGACCGTACGCGAGATCTTTAGCTGGGGCCCTGATCCGAACGATACCATCGTCAGCGCCTACGTGTTACGCGAGGCGGGCAAGGACATGAACGAGTCCGAGAACAGGACGCTCGCCGAGATCTACGCGCTGGGAAGGAACGCGAGCAACGAGACCATCAAGGGCTACATCATCTCAAAGACGCTCAGCGAGATGAACCTGACCTCGAACAACACGTACTTCCTGGCCCTGCTCGACCTCCCGGGGAACATGACGGATGAGGAATTAAAAACATTCGCCCGGGACTGGGAGATGTCGCACGGGTACGACGACCCGAAGATCCTCCCTGACTCGGTCGTCAGCAACCTGGCCGCGGGCAGTGTGACTTTATATGCGCTCACCACGAGCGACTTCGAGGAGTCCGAGAGCGCTCAGGCCTCGGTAGATGCGCTCAGGGCGCTGGTGGCGGAGATGCGCCAGGACCCGCGCTACGAGGGCATCCAGGCATACGTCACCGGAACGACGGCCATGTCCATGGACACGGAGTTCTCGGCCATGGACGACGTGAACAACATCGATAAGATCACCGTCATCCTGGTGCTCGTCATCCTCGGCCTTTACTTCCGCTCGTTCCTCACGCCGTTCGTCCCGCTACTCATCATCGGCGTGGCCGTCGTGGCCGCGTTCGGCTTCATGGGCATCATCAGCACGCAGATCGACGTGTTCTACCTGGTGATGACCTTCATGGGCGTCATCATGCTGGGAGCGGGCACCGACTACTGCGTGTTCATGCTGTCCAGGTACGCCGAGGAGCGCTCGAAGGGCGCGGAGATCAGGGCTTCGGTCGTATCGGCGGTGGAGCATGCCGGCAAGAGCATCGCCTCCAGCGGTACCACGGCCATGATCGGCTTCGGCTCCCTCATGCTCATCGACCAGGGCATCTTCCGGTCCATTGGCATCGGGACCGCCGTATGCGTGCTCTTCTCCATGCTCGTGGCGCTGACACTCGTGCCCGCAGTACTAACGCTCGCCGGAGACCGGCTCTTCTGGCCCCGGAAGCTCTACATGTCCGGGCCGACCATGACGGGCAGGCTCTGGCGCGGCATCACCCACCGGGTCCTGAAACACTCGAAGGCGATCTTCGTCATCGCGCTCCTGATCACCGTTCCGGCCGTCTATATCTTCTCGAACCTGCAGCTGGGTAACGACTTCGTCGACATGATGCCCGACAACATCGAGAGCAAGGCCGGCTACGATCTCCTGAACAGCGAGTTCGGGAGCGGCGCCCTGGAGAAGGGCATGATCGTGGCCACGCTGCCCGAAAGCCTCAAAGGCCCCGACGGGAATTATTCGGCGGAGGCCCTCGACCGGGTGGAGGACATGTCCGCATTGATGGCGTCCGTGCCCGGCATCGATAAGGTCTACTCCATGACCCGCCCGGAGGGCGTGACCATCGAGTACGATAACCTGTCAGCCTACAAGGGCGTCGAAAAGGAGTTCTACCAGAACTACATGGACAATAACACCGGCCTGGACGGGCGGACCACGCTCATATACGTGGCGTACGAAGGATCGCCGTTCTCCCAGGAGGCCCAGAGAGCTACCGAGGCCATCAAAGAAAAGATGAAGTCGTATGAGTCCGGGAACGCCGGCACGACGCTCCTGCTGGGCGGCAGCTCGGTGGGCGTCTACGAGTACCAGAAGCTGTGCACGGACAAGTACTCCATCGTCATCCCGGTGGTGCTGATCGGCATATTCCTCGTCCTCGTGGTGCTGCTCCGGTCCATATTCACCCCGGCCCGGCTGGTCATGACGCTCCTCATGAGCATCGCCTGGACGATGGCCGCGTTCATCCTGGTCTTCCAGGTCTGGCTGCAGGCCTCGGTGTACTGGATCCTGCCCATCATCCTGTTCTGCGTGCTCATGGGCCTGGGAGTGGACTACGATATCTTCCTGGTGACCCGGATACGGGAGGAGGTCTACAAGGGCCGCAGCGAGGAGGAGGCCATCGAGCAGGCCGTGGAGTCCACGGGCACGATCATCACGCTGTGCGGCGCCGTGATGGCCGCCGCCTTCGGGTCGATGATGATCTCGAGCACCGTCATGCTGAAGGAGTTCGGCTTCGTGCTATGTTTGGCCATCATCCTGGACGCGACGCTGATGCGCCTTGTGATCGTGCCGGCCATCATGGTCCTGCTCAAAAAGTACAACTGGTGGATGCCGTTCGTCAAGGACGAGCAGGCCCAGCTAGCCGTGATCCCCGAGATGCAGAAGCCCAAGTAA
- a CDS encoding TetR/AcrR family transcriptional regulator → MRVTKDPEVRRKELIDAAEELFRENGCEETSVSDIVRKVGVAQGTFYYYFESKDDILDAVLDHYLKDHMEPTVKRILEDVTLDPRQKLQIIIDETLRFQMGEKKIIEFLHADKNMVSHQKYMVKVRDTFVPLVTHLLEQGTEEGMFNVPYPRETVELLLVMFAYLHDAATLSAPGEDYDRKFKAAEDIAVKVLGLKEKRITIKV, encoded by the coding sequence ATGCGCGTGACCAAGGACCCCGAAGTGAGGCGAAAGGAGCTCATCGACGCGGCGGAGGAGCTCTTCAGGGAAAACGGCTGCGAGGAAACGTCCGTGAGCGACATCGTCCGGAAGGTCGGCGTCGCCCAGGGGACGTTCTATTACTATTTCGAGTCGAAGGACGACATCCTGGATGCCGTCCTCGACCATTACCTGAAGGACCACATGGAGCCGACGGTGAAGCGCATTCTGGAGGACGTGACCCTCGACCCCCGGCAGAAGCTCCAGATTATCATCGACGAGACCCTCCGTTTCCAGATGGGCGAGAAGAAGATCATCGAGTTCCTGCACGCGGATAAGAACATGGTCTCCCACCAGAAGTACATGGTCAAGGTCCGGGACACCTTTGTCCCGCTGGTCACCCACCTGCTGGAGCAGGGCACAGAGGAGGGCATGTTCAATGTGCCCTATCCCAGGGAGACGGTCGAGCTGCTGCTGGTCATGTTCGCTTACCTCCACGACGCCGCCACGCTTTCGGCGCCGGGGGAGGACTACGACCGGAAGTTCAAGGCGGCCGAGGACATCGCGGTCAAGGTACTCGGCCTGAAGGAAAAGCGCATCACGATCAAAGTATAA
- a CDS encoding adenosylcobinamide amidohydrolase — protein MRYYVKDKTLVVKGDFDGLSTGINGGRRRVSAILNHEVGKDFDHADPAAYMDGVASKLAVECPCFYFLTAVYMENLCVVRDQQVTAFVTAGVSNPCQVPGTVNVILVVHGRMSEGALASAVITTTEAKAKALFEMGFDFTGTTTDAVAVLSEELKTDVCGPVFFEYSGTGTDIGQSIYRCVKKGVEEGIKRQHALINGNHRSRLFVYAISDEKGPYWIEYPREECGKGRCPYYPCHFEGQDCTYCYCPLYPCEDPELGEWIKSRRGYPVWTCKDCTLLHRKKAVDYLARHPDATTEKLRSLH, from the coding sequence TTGAGGTACTACGTGAAGGATAAGACCCTGGTCGTAAAAGGCGACTTCGACGGCCTGAGCACCGGGATAAACGGCGGCCGCCGGAGGGTGAGCGCCATCCTCAACCACGAGGTCGGCAAGGACTTCGACCACGCGGACCCCGCCGCGTACATGGACGGAGTGGCCTCGAAGCTGGCCGTCGAATGCCCGTGCTTTTACTTTTTAACGGCGGTCTACATGGAGAATTTGTGCGTGGTGAGGGACCAGCAGGTGACCGCCTTCGTGACGGCGGGCGTGAGCAACCCGTGCCAGGTCCCCGGCACGGTCAACGTAATACTGGTGGTCCACGGCCGGATGTCCGAGGGCGCCCTGGCGAGCGCCGTAATAACAACGACCGAGGCCAAGGCGAAAGCCCTTTTCGAGATGGGGTTCGACTTCACGGGCACGACCACGGACGCCGTGGCCGTCCTGAGCGAGGAGCTCAAGACCGACGTCTGCGGCCCCGTCTTCTTCGAGTACTCGGGCACGGGCACGGACATCGGCCAGAGCATTTACCGGTGCGTGAAGAAGGGCGTCGAGGAGGGCATCAAGCGGCAGCACGCGCTAATAAATGGCAACCATCGGAGCCGCCTGTTCGTCTACGCCATCTCGGACGAGAAGGGCCCCTACTGGATCGAGTACCCGCGGGAGGAATGCGGCAAGGGCAGGTGCCCGTACTACCCGTGCCACTTCGAGGGCCAGGACTGCACGTATTGCTATTGCCCTCTCTATCCCTGCGAGGACCCGGAGCTGGGCGAGTGGATAAAAAGCAGGCGGGGCTACCCGGTGTGGACGTGCAAGGACTGCACTTTATTGCACAGGAAAAAGGCCGTGGATTACCTGGCCAGGCACCCCGACGCGACCACGGAAAAACTACGGTCCCTCCATTAA
- a CDS encoding ABC transporter substrate-binding protein, producing MVSNKNLTIIVSIALIVAALALGGCTSPSAQPTATPAASANYPMNVTDDKDRTVVIQEMPERIVSLSPKNTEMLYALGLGDKVVGVTDYCNYPAEAANKTKVGGITNVNVEQVGALNPDVVFADSLTKKEAAEKIESMGYPVIVNDPRNVSDIERSILRMGKVCGAGDNATRLAADINASIKAITDKTATLNESQRPKVLMLLDTYDFYVAGSDCYGNDLIILAGGQNVAYELTDYKAMSKEAVIEADPDIIIMPVDVYSQPDFEKLRNGTEDWMQQLSAVRNGKVYAVASDPIFRPGPRVVDAAQAMAKIIHPELFS from the coding sequence ATGGTCTCGAACAAGAACCTTACCATTATAGTATCGATAGCGTTGATCGTGGCCGCCCTGGCGCTGGGCGGATGCACGAGCCCGTCGGCACAGCCCACGGCGACTCCCGCGGCGTCGGCCAATTACCCCATGAACGTCACGGACGACAAGGACAGGACAGTGGTCATACAGGAGATGCCCGAGCGCATCGTATCGCTCTCGCCCAAGAACACGGAGATGCTCTACGCGCTGGGCCTGGGCGATAAAGTGGTCGGCGTCACCGACTACTGCAACTACCCGGCGGAGGCCGCGAACAAGACGAAGGTCGGCGGCATCACCAACGTCAACGTGGAGCAGGTGGGGGCGCTCAACCCCGACGTGGTGTTCGCGGACTCGCTCACCAAGAAGGAAGCGGCCGAGAAGATCGAGTCAATGGGGTACCCGGTCATCGTGAACGACCCCAGGAACGTGAGCGATATCGAGCGCAGCATCCTCCGCATGGGCAAGGTCTGCGGTGCCGGGGATAACGCCACCCGGCTGGCCGCCGATATCAACGCCAGCATCAAGGCCATCACCGACAAGACGGCCACGCTCAACGAAAGCCAGAGGCCGAAGGTGCTCATGTTGCTCGACACGTACGACTTCTACGTGGCCGGCTCCGACTGCTACGGGAACGATTTAATAATATTGGCGGGCGGGCAGAACGTGGCGTACGAGCTGACCGACTACAAGGCGATGAGCAAGGAGGCCGTCATCGAGGCGGACCCGGACATCATCATCATGCCCGTGGATGTGTACAGCCAGCCCGACTTCGAGAAGCTCAGGAACGGCACCGAGGACTGGATGCAGCAGCTCTCCGCCGTGAGGAACGGCAAGGTCTACGCCGTGGCGTCCGACCCCATATTCCGGCCGGGCCCCAGGGTGGTCGATGCCGCGCAGGCCATGGCGAAGATCATCCACCCCGAGCTCTTCAGTTAA